Proteins from a genomic interval of Mycoplasmopsis columboralis:
- a CDS encoding MAGa7180 family putative nuclease, producing MVKRKYYNNVHYFVDEVNKVVRLSESFHQELLTFDKFKGFKKIGGSTVGDVLLSGGFKSQFAAFCHIARIKLPVLSKKYVNAGTILEPKVFDAFRAAYPNETIYNYEAAQYNYNFFEGKDDVLSGVPDGYLPSRNCVLEIKTAGESKIDKWEKEVDPSYRKQAQLYSYLMKATSYKIIALFLKDEEGDYLHPENVNLRKRKIKAFDFEVNYQEAEDDIKKVKSWYYHYTKSGVSPQFNLSVDADQIEYLKCSSPQEWEALLQRWIQMGKADADSEA from the coding sequence ATGGTTAAACGAAAATATTACAACAATGTCCATTATTTTGTTGATGAAGTTAATAAGGTGGTTCGTTTATCCGAATCCTTTCATCAAGAGTTATTAACATTTGATAAGTTCAAGGGATTTAAAAAAATTGGAGGTAGTACTGTTGGAGATGTGTTGCTTTCAGGTGGTTTTAAATCACAATTTGCTGCTTTTTGTCATATTGCACGAATTAAGTTGCCAGTATTGAGTAAAAAGTATGTAAATGCCGGTACTATATTAGAACCTAAGGTTTTTGACGCCTTTCGGGCAGCTTATCCAAATGAAACCATTTATAATTATGAAGCTGCTCAATATAATTACAACTTTTTTGAAGGAAAAGATGATGTTCTTTCTGGAGTACCTGATGGTTATTTACCAAGTCGGAATTGCGTGCTCGAAATTAAGACCGCAGGCGAAAGCAAAATTGACAAATGAGAAAAGGAAGTAGATCCTTCATATAGAAAACAAGCGCAACTATATAGTTACTTAATGAAAGCTACTAGTTATAAAATTATTGCTTTATTTTTAAAAGATGAAGAAGGGGATTACTTACATCCTGAAAATGTTAATTTACGCAAACGTAAAATCAAGGCTTTTGATTTTGAAGTAAATTATCAAGAAGCTGAAGATGATATCAAAAAGGTGAAATCTTGATATTATCATTACACAAAAAGCGGAGTTTCTCCTCAATTTAATTTATCAGTTGATGCTGATCAAATTGAATATTTGAAATGTTCTTCACCTCAAGAGTGAGAAGCTTTATTGCAAAGATGAATTCAAATGGGCAAAGCTGATGCTGACAGCGAAGCGTAA